One part of the Scatophagus argus isolate fScaArg1 chromosome 12, fScaArg1.pri, whole genome shotgun sequence genome encodes these proteins:
- the LOC124068659 gene encoding palladin-like has product MAHVQRVQKKTSTMSLTISSSASSSSSRELSSCSSSSSSSSAFLTQRHSSLVQPLCVSPQRNQSPIYNPQYSGNGVPPTFVKCLHDVSTVKGQLVVLECRLRGTPPLQVIWYREDEQVLDSDDFRILRKKASSASVPEELCTLVITEAFPEDSGLFKCVALNSFGTVSCSAVLEVYNDLEEQLEIEAIRQQETVSLRQETEAVRHQESSSSIRSSKDFPSELPDSMTLPPPEWPDSPPVDNMPVADFPEPQPANHFSEEPFGRSEEESALSSGGQRSTVQACTPSPPPPPSPPPPTQAKGTNQTPKLFNPSKLSFSVRTVVVIFSIYLASCV; this is encoded by the exons ATGGCACA CGTCCAGAGGGTGCAGAAGAAGACCAGCACCATGTCCCTGACCAtctcctcttctgcctcttcatcctcctctcgagagctctcctcctgctcctccagctcctcctcctcctccgccttcCTCACTCAGAGACACTCCAGCCTGGTGCAGCCGCTGTGTGTCAGCCCTCAGAGG AATCAGAGTCCCATCTACAATCCGCAGTATTCAGGGAACGGAGTCCCTCCAACTTTTGTTAAG TGTCTCCATGATGTGTCTACAGTGAAGGGTCAGTTGGTGGTCCTGGAGTGCAGACTGAGGGGGACTCCTCCCCTGCAGGTCATATGGTACAGAGAAGACGAGCAAGTGCTGGACTCTGATGACTTTAGGATACTACGCAAGA AGGCCAGTTCTGCATCAGTGCCAG aGGAGTTGTGCACGTTGGTGATCACTGAGGCCTTCCCAGAAGACTCTGGCCTTTTTAAATGTGTGGCCCTCAACTCCTTCGGCACAGTCTCCTGCTCAGCAGTCCTGGAGGTTTACAACG acctggaggagcagctggagatCGAGGCCATTCGTCAACAAGAAACAGTTTCTCTCAGACAGGAAACGGAGGCGGTGCGCCACCAGGAGAGTTCCTCCTCTATAAGGAGCAGCAAGGACTTTCCCTCTGAGCTGCCTGACTCCatgaccctccctcctcctgagTGGCCTGACAGCCCTCCAGTAGATAACATGCCTGTTGCAGA tTTTCCAGAGCCTCAGCCAGCCAACCACTTCTCTGAAGAACCCTTTGGTCGCAGCGAGGAGGAGAGTGCCTTGAGCTCAGGGGGACAAAGGTCAACAGTCCAAGCCTGTACGCCcagcccccctcctccaccctcaccaccaccaccaacccaAGCCAAGGGGACAAACCAGACGCCCAAACTGTTCAACCCAAGCAAGCTCAGTTTCTCTGTAAGAACGGTTGTTGTgatatttagtatttatttggCCTCATGTGTGTAG